A region from the Arachis ipaensis cultivar K30076 chromosome B01, Araip1.1, whole genome shotgun sequence genome encodes:
- the LOC110271826 gene encoding uncharacterized protein LOC110271826, with protein MASSIDEGDCSFSALCNASVNYHSLEEDSESVNLLPLEHIHEMDSEEWRNNDNWQPWVVPTMNTALLKLDNGDSMTEMTCMRGWHTGMQHRRRQHFPWGRKM; from the exons ATGGCTTCTTCAATTGATGAAGGAGATTGCAGTTTTAGTGCTTTATGCAATGCGTCTGTGAATTATCATTCTCTTGAAGAAGATTCTGAGTCCGTgaatcttcttcctcttgaacaCATTCATGAG ATGGACAGTGAGGAATGGAGGAACAACGACAATTGGCAACCGTGGGTTGTACCAACTATGAACACGGCGCTGTTGAAGCTCGATAATGGTGACTCTATGACTGAGATGACCTGCATGAGAGGGTGGCACACGGGAATGCAGCATAGGCGGAGGCAGCATTTCCCTTGGGGAAGAAAGATGTGA
- the LOC107633333 gene encoding HVA22-like protein a isoform X1, translating to MGSGAGNFIKVILKNFDVLAGCYFFCCRPVISLVYPLYASVRAIESKSPVDDQQWLTYWVLYSMITLFELTFAKLLEWIPIWPYAKLIITCWLVLPYFSGAAYVYEHYVRPFFVNPQTVNIWYVPSKKDKLGKKEDILTAAEKYIQENGTQEFENLIHRADKSRSDGGYYSMYHDETY from the exons ATGGGATCTGGAGCTGGAAACTTCATCAAAGTCATTCTCAAGAACTTTGATGTTCTTGCTGG CTGCTACTTTTTCTGTTGCAGGCCGGTGATTAGTCTTGTTTATCCTCT GTATGCTTCAGTTAGGGCAATTGAGAGCAAGTCACCTGTGGATGATCAGCAGTGGCTCACTTACTGGGTTCTCTATTCCATGATCACTCTCTTTGAACTCACCTTCGCCAAACTTCTTGAATG GATTCCTATATGGCCCTACGCTAAGCTGATTATAACCTGCTGGTTGGTCCTTCCATACTTTAGTGGTGCTGCTTATGTTTACGAGCATTATGTGAGACCTTTCTTTGTTAATCCTCAGACAGTTAACATCTGGTATGTTCCAAGTAAAAAGGACAAATTGGGTAAGAAAGAGGACATTCTAACTGCTGCCGAGAAGTACATCCAAGAGAatggaacacaagaatttgagaaTCTCATCCATAGG GCTGATAAATCAAGAAGCGATGGTGGTTATTACTCAATGTACCACGATGAGACCTATTGA
- the LOC107633333 gene encoding HVA22-like protein a isoform X2 yields the protein MGSGAGNFIKVILKNFDVLAGPVISLVYPLYASVRAIESKSPVDDQQWLTYWVLYSMITLFELTFAKLLEWIPIWPYAKLIITCWLVLPYFSGAAYVYEHYVRPFFVNPQTVNIWYVPSKKDKLGKKEDILTAAEKYIQENGTQEFENLIHRADKSRSDGGYYSMYHDETY from the exons ATGGGATCTGGAGCTGGAAACTTCATCAAAGTCATTCTCAAGAACTTTGATGTTCTTGCTGG GCCGGTGATTAGTCTTGTTTATCCTCT GTATGCTTCAGTTAGGGCAATTGAGAGCAAGTCACCTGTGGATGATCAGCAGTGGCTCACTTACTGGGTTCTCTATTCCATGATCACTCTCTTTGAACTCACCTTCGCCAAACTTCTTGAATG GATTCCTATATGGCCCTACGCTAAGCTGATTATAACCTGCTGGTTGGTCCTTCCATACTTTAGTGGTGCTGCTTATGTTTACGAGCATTATGTGAGACCTTTCTTTGTTAATCCTCAGACAGTTAACATCTGGTATGTTCCAAGTAAAAAGGACAAATTGGGTAAGAAAGAGGACATTCTAACTGCTGCCGAGAAGTACATCCAAGAGAatggaacacaagaatttgagaaTCTCATCCATAGG GCTGATAAATCAAGAAGCGATGGTGGTTATTACTCAATGTACCACGATGAGACCTATTGA